One window of the Cryptomeria japonica chromosome 7, Sugi_1.0, whole genome shotgun sequence genome contains the following:
- the LOC131036321 gene encoding protein LURP-one-related 5-like — MSWLPRLLSWLGSYSSEIMPGRIHPKDPHLLSNVLIGDRFCNDSVIALTVWKHSLVFSCNGFTVFDPDGKIVFKVDNYYSDPNDHALLMDDAGNPLLTMQRKRFSLHHEWEAFIGGKMDGQKPLFVVKRRFLLPTRVLAQIYVGSINKKSHPDYQIEGSYAKTSCTVYNSSRNVVVEMRRKQVTSDITLGGDVFSVIVQPGYDQAFVMGFIVMLHHIMAPNYSRSMY; from the exons ATGTCTTGGTTGCCTCGTTTGCTTTCATGGTTGGGATCATATTCTTCAGAGATTATGCCTGGCAGGATCCATCCAAAGGATCCACACCTCCTTTCCAATGTTTTGATTGGAGATCGCTTCTGCAATGATTCAGTCATTGCATTGACTGTGTGGAAGCACTCCCTTGTGTTTAGCTGCAATGGTTTCACTGTGTTTGATCCAGATGGGAAAATAGTTTTCAAAGTTGATAACTATTACTCTGATCCCAATGATCATGCTCTTCTCATGGATGATGCAGGGAATCCTCTTCTTACCATGCAGCGCAAG AGATTCAGCTTGCACCATGAATGGGAAGCATTTATAGGAGGCAAGATGGATGGTCAAAAGCCATTGTTTGTAGTAAAAAGGCGTTTCCTCCTTCCTACTAGGGTTTTAGCACAGATATATGTGGGTTCAATAAATAAAAAGAGCCACCCAGATTATCAGATTGAAGGATCTTATGCCAAGACATCCTGCACTGTTTACAACAGCTCCCGAAATGTAGTTGTGGAG ATGAGAAGAAAACAGGTGACATCAGATATAACACTGGGAGGAGATGTTTTCAGTGTAATTGTGCAGCCTGGATATGATCAGGCTTTTGTTATGGGGTTTATTGTTATGCTGCACCATATTATGGCACCCAATTACAGCAGATCTATGTACTGA